Within Flavobacterium pisciphilum, the genomic segment TGTTTCTAAAAGATATTCGACCAGATGCAACAGTTGATAAAACGTATGCTAGTAAATTCATGGCGAACCATTATTTGAGTTTGAATGTTACAAATAGATTGAATTTAGGTTTCTTCGAATCAGTAATTTGGACCAATAATAATGATAGAGGATTTGATATGGCATTTGCTAATCCAATTATTTTCTATAGATCCGTAGAGTTTGCTTCCTCATCTAGAAGTGGTAATGCTTTGTTAGGTTTAACGGCAAAATACAAATGGAATGACCAAATAAATTTATATGGACAATTCCTTTTGGATGAATTTTCGGTTAGTGATATGAAAAGCGGAGAAAAAAGCTGGAAGAACAAATTTGGATATCAATTAGGAGCTAAATATTATAATGCTTTCCAAGTACCAAATTTATTGTTGCAGTTAGAGTACAATCATGTTCGTCCATATGTATATTCACATAGCGCAGTTATTACAAATTACGGGCATAATAATCAAAGCATAGGGCATCAATGGGGAGGTAATTTTAGTGAACTTATTGCAATTGCTCGATATCATAAAGGAAGGTATTTTGCAGATGCAAAAATTACAACAGGAACAAGAGGTTTAGACTTTGACACAGCTGAAGATTCATTTAATTATGGCTCAAATATTTATAAAAGTTATGATGAAAAAAGACCCTATAATAAAGGGGTGAATGTGGGTCAAGGAAATAAAACATCAGTTTTTATTGCAGACATACAGGCAGGATATTTGGTAAATCCAGCGACTAATTTAAAATTATTCGGAAGTTTGATTTACAGAAGTTTTGATCCTACTAAAGATACTGTGACTACTTTTAAGCAAAGTACCACATGGTTTACTTTCGGATTAAGAGCAGATGTCTTTAATTGGTATTTCGATTATTAGAATATTTAGTAAGATTTTTTGCAGATGATTGGCTTTTATGGTAAAATTGAGGTGTATTTGATCGCTTCATTTGAAAAAATGTAATTTTATCATCCTAAATTCTGCAATCTAATTTGTACATTTGCACCAGTTTTGAAAAAACAAAAATAACAACGCATTGGACGCAACACAAAATACACTTTCACTCAAATCTATTTTTAATGATTTCAAAGAAATCACAAAAGCAGGACTCGCTGTAAGTGTTTTGTTTTCTTCAATAGCAGGTTATTTACTTGGTTTTGATGACAAACATCCTTTTCAATGGACAGTACTTCTAATTTTAGCAATTGGAGGATATTGTATGGTAGGGGCTTCAAATGCCTTTAATCAAGTTATCGAAAAAGATCTGGATGCCTTAATGGACAGAACAAAGAATCGACCAGTTCCTTCAGGAAGAATGTCTCCAAAAGTGGCTTTGTTTGTAGCGAGCTTACTTACAATTATTGGATTAACTTTACTTTATACAATCAATCCAAAAACAGCAATGTTTGGGGCGATTTCCATATTTTTATATACCAGTGTTTATACCCCATTAAAGACAGTAACATCGTTATCAGTTTTTGTTGGAGCTTTTCCTGGTGCAATTCCATTTATGTTAGGATGGGTTGCAGCAACAGGAGATTTTGGTATAGAAGCAGGAACGCTTTTCTTAATTCAGTTTTTCTGGCAATTCCCTCATTTTTGGGCGATTGGCTGGTTTTTGTATGAAGATTATGAAAGAGCAGGATTTTTTATGCTCCCTACAGGAAAAAAAGATAAAGGAACTGCATTGCAGGTTATTTTGTATACGGTATGGCTTATAGTGGCATCATTATTACCAGCTTTAGGATATACAGGTAAATTGTTTATTACGCCAATAGCGGCAATTTTAGTGTTCTTATTGGGTGTTTGGATGTTGGTTTATGCCGTTCGTTTGTATAAGCTGAGAACAGCCAAAGCAGCAAGAACATTAATGTTGGTAAGTGTTTCTTATATTACCTTGTTGCAGTTGATTTATATATTAGATAAATTTTTAAGATAGTTATGGAAATGACAATGACAGCAGATGAAAATAGAGCTAGGAGCGCTAAGTCATCTAAATTAATTTTATTGTTTGCAATGGTTAGTATGACCATGATGTTTGCAGGACTTACAAGTGCTTTTGTGGTTAGTAAGTCAAGAACCGATTGGTTGAAGGATTTTCAATTACCTCCAGCATTTTTTTATAGTACATTGGTTATTATAGGTTGCAGCGTTACTTTTCATTTAGCGAAAAAGGCAATGCAAAAAGATAATAGAACAGCTACAACTAACTTACTTTTGACTACATTAGCATTAGGAATTTTGTTTGTGATTTTACAGTTTGTTGGATTTGGACAAATCGTAGCAAATGGGTATTATTTTACAGGAGCTGAGAGTACAATAACAACAACTTTCTTGTATGTTGTAACAGTTACACACTTATTTCACTTAGCTGGAGGGATTATTTCTCTTTTAGTTATTATTTATAATCATTTTAAACAGAAATACAATTCGACTCAAACTCTTGGAATAGAACTAGGTGCAATGTACTGGCACTTTCTTGATTTCTTGTGGGTCTATTTATTTTTATTTTTATATTTCTTTAAATAAGAAAAAAACGTAAATTTGGGAACTTTTTAACGAATATCTTTTATGGAAGCGACAGTTACTACTGCAAATAATGAAGAAAAAACTTGGGGAGGCGGCAATGAGCCATTAGGAGCAAGTTATGGTAAAATGATGATGTGGTATTTTATCGTATCGGATGCCTTAACGTTCTCTGGATTTCTAGCGGCTTACGGTTTTTCTAGATTTAAATTTATTGAAACTTGGCCATTGGCTGATGAAGTGTTTAATCACTTCCCTTTTATGCATGGTGTATCTGCACCAATGTACTATGTCGCATTAATGACATTTATTTTGATTTTCTCATCTGTAACAATGGTTTTGGCTGTTGATGCAGGACATCAAATGAAAAAAAACAAAGTTGCAGTATATATGTTTTTAACTATTATTGGAGGTTTGATTTTCGTTGGGTCACAAGCTTGGGAATGGAAAAACTTTATTAAAGGATCATACGGAGCTATTGAAACAAAAGGAGGAAGTTTACTTCAGTTTGTTGATAAAGATGGTCAACGTGTTGCTATTGCAGATTTTGCAGTAAAGTTACCAGAAGGAAGAGAGGTATTGACTAGAGATAAAGGTAAATGGTTTA encodes:
- a CDS encoding cytochrome c oxidase subunit 3 gives rise to the protein MEATVTTANNEEKTWGGGNEPLGASYGKMMMWYFIVSDALTFSGFLAAYGFSRFKFIETWPLADEVFNHFPFMHGVSAPMYYVALMTFILIFSSVTMVLAVDAGHQMKKNKVAVYMFLTIIGGLIFVGSQAWEWKNFIKGSYGAIETKGGSLLQFVDKDGQRVAIADFAVKLPEGREVLTRDKGKWFMSDAETLPTYSVAEVQAGFKAHPELLVRTEKLTEKKQKTILTREESESRLGDAHYVVEGANLTRNEYGNKLFADFFFFITGFHGFHVISGIIINIIIFFNVLIGTYEKRKSYEMVEKVGLYWHFVDLVWVFVFTVFYLV
- a CDS encoding cytochrome c oxidase subunit 3 — protein: MEMTMTADENRARSAKSSKLILLFAMVSMTMMFAGLTSAFVVSKSRTDWLKDFQLPPAFFYSTLVIIGCSVTFHLAKKAMQKDNRTATTNLLLTTLALGILFVILQFVGFGQIVANGYYFTGAESTITTTFLYVVTVTHLFHLAGGIISLLVIIYNHFKQKYNSTQTLGIELGAMYWHFLDFLWVYLFLFLYFFK
- the cyoE gene encoding heme o synthase; this encodes MDATQNTLSLKSIFNDFKEITKAGLAVSVLFSSIAGYLLGFDDKHPFQWTVLLILAIGGYCMVGASNAFNQVIEKDLDALMDRTKNRPVPSGRMSPKVALFVASLLTIIGLTLLYTINPKTAMFGAISIFLYTSVYTPLKTVTSLSVFVGAFPGAIPFMLGWVAATGDFGIEAGTLFLIQFFWQFPHFWAIGWFLYEDYERAGFFMLPTGKKDKGTALQVILYTVWLIVASLLPALGYTGKLFITPIAAILVFLLGVWMLVYAVRLYKLRTAKAARTLMLVSVSYITLLQLIYILDKFLR